The Bacteroidota bacterium genome includes a region encoding these proteins:
- the aroB gene encoding 3-dehydroquinate synthase, with protein sequence MQITLENYFISLTEKFSEQLEFFQWLKEKKYSSIFVLVDENTNKFCYPLIENSIPKHIVLQIRSGEKEKNIETCKFLWEELTSQKAERKSLLLNLGGGVIGDMGGFVAGTYKRGIDFINIPTTLLSQVDASIGGKLGIDFNGIKNLIGLFGDPKMVLISSEFLSTLPKEQLRSGFAEILKHGLIKDKSYWEEIKKTDLNSISQLNILVARSVNIKKQVVESDPFEAGVRKILNFGHTIGHAMETWSLHNDKVPLLHGEAIAIGMVCEAWLSNKLTGLSKTDLEDISNIIFRFYPKYNLENVPTDTLLQHMLLDKKNNNEKINFSLLQTIGDCTYDIQATEDLILDSIKYYAGL encoded by the coding sequence ATGCAAATTACGCTGGAAAATTATTTTATTTCTCTAACTGAAAAATTCAGCGAACAATTGGAATTTTTTCAATGGTTAAAAGAAAAAAAATATTCTTCCATTTTTGTACTAGTGGATGAAAATACAAATAAATTTTGTTATCCTTTAATTGAAAATTCTATTCCTAAACATATTGTACTGCAAATAAGATCAGGTGAAAAAGAAAAAAATATAGAAACCTGTAAATTCCTTTGGGAGGAACTTACATCTCAGAAAGCAGAAAGAAAAAGTTTACTCCTGAATCTTGGAGGAGGTGTGATTGGAGATATGGGAGGATTTGTGGCGGGGACTTATAAAAGAGGAATTGATTTTATAAATATTCCCACCACATTATTATCGCAGGTAGATGCGTCCATTGGTGGAAAATTGGGAATAGATTTTAATGGCATCAAAAATCTTATCGGTTTATTCGGAGATCCTAAAATGGTGCTTATTTCTTCGGAATTTTTATCCACCCTGCCCAAAGAACAATTACGTAGTGGTTTTGCAGAGATTCTAAAACACGGTTTGATAAAAGATAAAAGTTATTGGGAGGAGATTAAAAAAACTGACCTAAACTCTATATCTCAATTGAATATTCTGGTTGCAAGATCAGTAAACATTAAAAAGCAGGTAGTGGAAAGTGATCCTTTTGAAGCCGGAGTGAGGAAAATATTAAATTTCGGTCATACTATCGGACATGCAATGGAAACCTGGAGTTTGCATAACGACAAGGTTCCGCTTTTGCACGGTGAGGCAATAGCAATAGGTATGGTTTGTGAAGCCTGGCTTTCCAATAAATTAACAGGGCTTAGCAAAACGGATTTGGAGGATATTTCCAATATTATTTTCCGATTTTATCCTAAATACAACTTAGAAAACGTGCCCACAGATACTTTGCTGCAACATATGTTATTGGATAAAAAAAACAATAACGAAAAAATTAATTTTAGTTTGTTGCAAACAATTGGTGATTGCACATATGATATTCAAGCAACGGAAGATTTAATATTAGATTCAATAAAATATTACGCAGGATTATAA
- a CDS encoding antibiotic biosynthesis monooxygenase — MIIRTVKMTFDPEKVGEFIKIFEFAHHKIEAFPGCKGVDLCRDLAQQNILITISLWESLQHLDAYRKSELFKSTWEETKKLFIDRADAWSLEKIM; from the coding sequence ATGATAATACGCACAGTTAAAATGACCTTCGATCCGGAAAAGGTTGGAGAATTTATTAAGATATTTGAATTTGCGCACCATAAAATTGAGGCATTTCCGGGATGTAAGGGTGTTGATCTTTGTCGCGATCTGGCTCAGCAGAATATTTTGATTACAATTAGTTTATGGGAAAGTTTGCAACATCTTGATGCCTATAGAAAATCAGAATTATTTAAATCGACCTGGGAAGAGACTAAAAAATTGTTTATCGACAGAGCAGATGCCTGGTCGCTTGAAAAAATAATGTAG
- a CDS encoding SAM-dependent chlorinase/fluorinase: protein MAIVTLTSDLGIKDYYVAIIKGKILSRMATANIVDISHEIAPFDIQEAAFLLKNTFFHFPAGTIHLVSVHAERRNPTKCLIIEFKDHFFVGIDNGLFALLFEDQPTKIIEVPQKQEINSSFIAKDVLCDIVGDLLAGKSMNNLGNPLNAIETKTYLRPPDNAFMMRANIVYIDRFGNLIINITKERFEQSRKGRSFIINYKRNEELREISATYGDVPEGERLCLFNASGYLEIAINKGNANQLLGLHLDNTIQIEFE from the coding sequence ATGGCAATTGTAACCTTAACCTCCGATCTGGGAATCAAAGATTATTATGTTGCCATAATAAAGGGTAAGATATTGTCGCGAATGGCAACTGCCAATATTGTAGATATCTCCCATGAAATTGCCCCATTTGATATTCAGGAGGCTGCGTTTTTATTAAAAAATACCTTTTTTCATTTTCCGGCCGGCACTATACATTTGGTGAGCGTGCATGCGGAAAGGAGAAATCCCACGAAATGTTTAATTATTGAATTTAAAGATCATTTTTTTGTGGGAATAGATAATGGATTATTTGCTCTATTATTTGAAGATCAGCCGACAAAAATTATAGAAGTGCCTCAAAAACAGGAAATCAATTCGTCATTTATTGCAAAAGATGTTTTGTGTGACATTGTGGGTGACTTATTAGCGGGCAAATCGATGAATAATTTGGGTAATCCATTAAATGCTATCGAAACTAAAACATATCTTCGTCCGCCCGACAATGCGTTTATGATGCGGGCAAATATTGTTTATATCGACAGATTTGGCAATTTGATCATTAATATTACCAAAGAAAGGTTCGAACAAAGCCGGAAGGGGAGGAGTTTCATCATCAATTATAAAAGAAATGAAGAACTTCGTGAAATTTCGGCAACTTATGGAGATGTTCCGGAAGGGGAAAGATTATGTTTATTTAATGCTTCCGGATATCTCGAAATTGCAATTAATAAAGGAAATGCAAATCAATTATTAGGTTTGCACCTGGATAACACTATACAAATTGAGTTTGAATGA
- a CDS encoding PhoH family protein has protein sequence MIEITIPLDGVRPIDFYGIHNARLGIIKKTFPFLNISARGNELKVRGNEKDTDEFKAKIDLVLQHLEKFGSISDTNLQSILFGVAEEELVDVPELPEDAIVHGPNGFIVRARTPNQKKMVQLANENDIVFAIGPAGTGKTYTAVALAVRALKDKSVKRIILTRPAVEAGENLGFLPGDLKEKIDPYLRPLYDALDDMLPIEKLNLYMQNRVIEIAPLAFMRGRTLDHAFIILDEAQNATDAQIKMFLTRIGPSAKCIITGDLTQIDLPRNQSSGLFTSLRILKGIDGIGTIFLNENDVVRHRLVKSIIKAYDKEKNRLEDRASEDD, from the coding sequence TTGATTGAAATAACTATTCCTTTAGACGGTGTGCGCCCGATTGACTTCTATGGTATACATAATGCAAGACTCGGCATCATAAAAAAAACTTTCCCCTTTTTAAATATTTCTGCCCGCGGAAATGAGTTAAAAGTGCGTGGAAATGAGAAAGATACCGATGAATTCAAGGCCAAAATTGATCTGGTATTGCAACATCTCGAAAAATTTGGCAGTATTAGCGACACAAATCTTCAAAGCATTCTTTTTGGTGTTGCCGAAGAAGAATTGGTGGATGTTCCCGAACTTCCGGAAGATGCCATTGTGCATGGACCAAATGGTTTTATTGTTAGAGCCAGAACTCCAAATCAGAAAAAAATGGTGCAGCTCGCCAACGAAAATGATATCGTTTTTGCCATCGGCCCTGCCGGAACAGGAAAAACATATACGGCAGTTGCCCTGGCGGTGAGAGCGCTGAAAGATAAATCGGTAAAAAGAATAATTCTTACCCGACCTGCAGTAGAGGCAGGTGAAAATCTCGGTTTTTTACCCGGAGATCTTAAAGAAAAGATAGATCCATATCTACGACCGTTATACGATGCACTCGACGATATGCTGCCAATCGAGAAACTTAATTTGTATATGCAAAACAGAGTAATCGAAATTGCTCCTCTTGCATTTATGCGCGGAAGAACTTTGGATCACGCATTTATAATTTTAGATGAAGCACAAAATGCAACCGATGCACAAATTAAAATGTTTTTAACGCGCATTGGCCCCAGTGCAAAATGTATCATCACCGGCGATCTTACCCAAATAGACCTTCCGAGAAATCAATCCTCAGGATTATTTACTTCACTCAGAATATTAAAGGGAATTGATGGAATAGGAACCATATTTTTAAATGAAAATGATGTTGTTCGCCATAGACTTGTAAAATCCATTATCAAGGCATACGATAAAGAAAAGAACAGGTTGGAGGATAGGGCTTCGGAGGATGATTAA
- a CDS encoding FMN-binding negative transcriptional regulator codes for MYIPKINKLTEQETIYRFMQENSFAIIVSELNGEIIATHMPVELEENDKGEKVLRSHMAKQNPQWNNFEKFDQVLVIFSGPHTYISSSWYDHVNVPTWNYIAVHVYGKPRILDEEETIGVLTRLVNRYENASEKPFKMENLSEDYLQSHLKALVAFEISIDRIDAKQKLSQNRNEHNYDLVINELNKREDAQSDAVKKEMERIKKDLFKK; via the coding sequence ATGTATATTCCTAAAATTAATAAACTTACTGAACAAGAAACTATTTATCGTTTCATGCAGGAAAACTCTTTTGCAATAATTGTTAGTGAGTTAAACGGAGAAATTATTGCTACTCACATGCCTGTTGAGCTGGAAGAAAATGATAAAGGCGAAAAGGTGTTGCGCTCCCACATGGCAAAACAAAATCCGCAATGGAATAATTTTGAAAAATTCGATCAGGTGCTTGTAATTTTTAGTGGTCCGCATACTTACATTTCTTCTTCCTGGTACGACCATGTAAATGTTCCTACCTGGAATTACATTGCAGTGCATGTTTACGGTAAACCACGAATATTAGATGAAGAGGAAACGATAGGCGTTTTAACCAGATTGGTGAACAGATATGAAAATGCTTCCGAAAAACCCTTTAAAATGGAAAATCTGAGTGAAGATTATTTACAAAGCCATTTAAAAGCTTTAGTTGCCTTTGAAATTTCCATTGACAGAATTGATGCTAAGCAAAAATTAAGTCAAAACAGGAATGAACATAATTATGATCTGGTGATAAATGAATTGAATAAAAGAGAGGATGCGCAAAGTGATGCGGTGAAAAAGGAAATGGAGAGGATTAAGAAGGATTTGTTTAAGAAATGA
- a CDS encoding DinB family protein codes for MLTWTHPVEGEYLPYQKAYLDKVPDGDLIEILKNNVVKTSDFLRQLSDEQILYRYAEGKWNIKEILQHIIDTERIMSYRALRFARKDATALPGFEQDDYVANANTDERDFIEMILEFFAVRTSTVYLFNSFNDELMEFTAIANKGPVKVKSFAYVIAGHELHHMQIIKERYIK; via the coding sequence ATGCTTACCTGGACCCATCCCGTTGAAGGAGAATATCTTCCATATCAAAAAGCTTACCTCGATAAAGTGCCTGATGGTGATCTTATCGAAATATTGAAAAACAATGTGGTAAAAACTTCCGATTTTTTGCGACAACTTAGTGATGAACAAATATTGTATAGGTATGCAGAAGGAAAATGGAATATTAAGGAGATCTTACAGCATATTATTGATACAGAGCGCATCATGAGTTATCGCGCATTGCGATTTGCGAGAAAGGATGCAACTGCACTGCCCGGATTTGAACAGGATGATTATGTAGCAAATGCAAATACCGATGAACGCGATTTTATTGAAATGATACTGGAATTTTTTGCGGTGAGAACTTCTACAGTTTATTTATTTAATAGTTTTAATGACGAACTGATGGAATTTACCGCAATTGCAAATAAAGGTCCTGTAAAAGTAAAATCATTTGCCTATGTAATTGCAGGACACGAATTGCACCATATGCAAATAATAAAAGAACGATATATAAAATAA
- a CDS encoding VOC family protein yields MSRIIHFEIPATNPEQTIEFYSKTFGWTFTKWGEEEYWLVTTGEDSEHGINGAIIKRRDPSMPVVNTINVENIDKAIANVEAHGGIIVVPKSSIPTMGHLCYFKDPDGVIHGMMQMDPSAK; encoded by the coding sequence ATGTCAAGAATCATTCATTTTGAGATCCCAGCAACAAACCCTGAACAAACAATTGAATTTTATAGCAAAACCTTTGGATGGACCTTTACTAAATGGGGAGAAGAGGAATATTGGCTTGTAACTACGGGGGAAGATTCAGAACACGGCATCAATGGGGCGATAATTAAAAGACGCGACCCAAGCATGCCTGTTGTGAATACAATTAATGTTGAAAATATTGATAAAGCAATTGCGAATGTGGAGGCACATGGTGGAATTATTGTTGTTCCTAAATCGAGCATTCCAACAATGGGACATTTATGTTACTTTAAAGATCCCGACGGTGTTATACATGGCATGATGCAAATGGATCCCAGTGCTAAATAA
- a CDS encoding NAD-binding protein produces the protein MSTFTKKMRYAFDNTMSKGPIALIIWLGIISLILIIFASIILAVTGIAQPEEEGLNFIEAAWQSLMRTLDAGTMGGDAGWGFRIIMLIVTLGGIFIVSILIGVLSSGIEGKLDELRKGKSEVMENDYVLILGWSSKIFTIISELTIANENQKKPRIVILSNIDKVDMEDAIKNNIPDTKNTKVICRNGDVTNPTDLFIVNPSKAKSIIILSNDDEAGDFETIKTILAITNNPQRKEGKYHIVAEMNDIQNYNVAKMVGKDEVELILTDDIVARIMVQTSRQSGLSIVYTELMDFGGDEIYFKEEKALVGKKYGEVLSMYETSCIMGLSKKGISNINPGMDMLIEEGDEIIVMSEDDDTINLSNRSDLPINESAINNNPLKTTPKQEKILLLGWNNRVIRVIKELNNYVGKNSEVTVIANHNKPLELEQENEFNNLKVDYRKADTTDRSLLEVLNVFQYDYIMLFSYKNEKMQKSDSITLITLLHLRDMSERENKDLNIVSEMLDLKNRELAEVTNADDFIVSDKMLSLLITQVSENKGLMRVFEDILDEDGSEIYMKPITDYINIGSEVNFYTLIESAKRKNETAIGYRTMQHEHDANMAYGVKTNPKKSDLINFSPQDKIIVLAED, from the coding sequence ATGAGCACCTTTACAAAGAAAATGCGATATGCCTTTGATAATACTATGAGCAAAGGCCCTATTGCCCTTATCATCTGGTTGGGAATTATATCTCTTATACTCATCATTTTTGCATCTATAATACTTGCCGTAACCGGTATAGCCCAACCTGAAGAGGAAGGATTGAATTTTATTGAAGCTGCCTGGCAGAGTTTAATGCGCACTCTGGATGCCGGAACCATGGGTGGTGATGCAGGCTGGGGTTTTAGAATTATAATGTTGATCGTAACACTTGGAGGTATTTTTATCGTGAGTATTTTAATTGGTGTTTTATCGAGCGGTATTGAAGGTAAATTAGATGAATTGAGAAAAGGAAAAAGTGAAGTGATGGAAAATGATTACGTACTTATTCTGGGTTGGAGTTCTAAAATATTTACCATTATTTCTGAACTCACTATCGCAAACGAAAACCAAAAAAAACCGCGCATTGTTATTCTCTCCAATATCGATAAAGTAGATATGGAAGATGCTATAAAAAATAATATCCCTGATACAAAAAATACAAAAGTTATTTGCAGAAACGGAGATGTAACAAATCCGACGGATCTTTTTATTGTAAATCCCTCCAAAGCAAAATCCATTATTATTTTAAGTAATGATGATGAAGCAGGGGATTTTGAAACAATTAAAACAATTTTAGCAATCACAAATAATCCCCAACGCAAAGAAGGGAAATATCATATTGTTGCAGAAATGAATGATATTCAGAATTACAATGTTGCAAAAATGGTAGGAAAAGACGAAGTGGAATTAATTCTAACCGACGATATTGTTGCCCGAATTATGGTGCAAACCTCACGCCAAAGTGGTTTAAGTATAGTATACACCGAATTAATGGATTTCGGTGGAGATGAGATCTATTTTAAGGAGGAAAAAGCTCTTGTAGGCAAAAAATACGGAGAAGTACTTTCCATGTACGAAACAAGCTGCATCATGGGTTTGAGCAAAAAAGGAATCTCCAATATTAATCCCGGTATGGACATGTTGATAGAAGAAGGGGATGAAATAATAGTGATGAGCGAAGATGATGACACTATTAATTTATCAAACAGATCTGACCTGCCAATTAATGAATCTGCAATAAATAATAATCCCTTAAAAACAACTCCAAAACAGGAAAAAATATTATTGCTCGGTTGGAATAATCGTGTTATAAGGGTAATAAAAGAATTAAATAATTATGTCGGAAAAAATTCGGAGGTAACGGTAATTGCCAATCACAATAAACCATTGGAATTGGAGCAGGAAAATGAATTCAATAATCTTAAAGTTGATTATCGGAAAGCAGACACAACTGACAGAAGTTTATTGGAAGTGTTAAATGTTTTTCAATACGATTATATCATGTTATTCAGTTATAAAAATGAGAAGATGCAAAAATCTGATTCTATAACCTTGATAACATTACTTCACTTGCGCGATATGAGTGAACGCGAAAATAAAGACCTGAATATAGTAAGCGAAATGCTCGACCTTAAAAACAGAGAACTCGCAGAGGTTACAAATGCAGATGATTTTATTGTTAGTGATAAAATGTTGAGTCTGCTCATCACGCAGGTTTCAGAAAACAAAGGTTTGATGCGCGTGTTTGAAGATATATTGGATGAGGATGGTAGCGAGATCTATATGAAACCAATCACCGATTATATCAATATAGGAAGCGAAGTAAATTTTTATACTTTAATAGAATCGGCGAAACGCAAAAACGAAACTGCGATCGGATACCGAACAATGCAACATGAACACGATGCCAATATGGCTTATGGTGTTAAAACCAATCCCAAAAAATCGGATTTGATCAATTTTTCTCCCCAAGATAAAATAATTGTATTGGCGGAAGATTAA